From Sporosarcina sp. 6E9, a single genomic window includes:
- the wzy gene encoding O-antigen polysaccharide polymerase Wzy, which yields MRISESLIDNKNILLFIINTLLSLLILFISYNIYISPDAIANIKLFSIISLIYFPLIITIWGLMTKELFNIYNIILLFSFVFYFGQPIAFLIDNNSGSYGVVTFTRISLEAINYSLLFIICSFTIIDFFVKAIYLLRKSLIVKSKNDYRIPMKYTGYILLLISIVPTMITFSSNILVALQGGYSDLFSSNIYTSSGFSGGYIRVLSNYLEPALLLLIISNIDNKKSRNKWILLSFIYILLNYFVGIRGQSTLYIISLILIYHYLIKKVTYKKLAFVSLFGVFFAVLLRYLATIRNISRQDKSLFQIVEDSWSQFINDSPLISTLYEFGQTLVSVGIVFEKTPDTIPYNYGFSYINSFFAMFPNLFWDVHPAVKSGSMDSIFSGFVTGYGGLGGSFISEAYYNFGLYSLAFMSIIGIFIAFLYTNIVKSASRKDLLVFFIFIYITKFILWYIRSETFSFWRNTLYYVLIPCCLVLIINSLLINSNKYKKRIF from the coding sequence TTGAGGATTAGTGAAAGTTTAATTGATAATAAAAATATTCTTCTCTTTATTATTAATACTCTATTATCATTATTAATACTTTTCATTTCATATAATATTTATATATCGCCTGATGCTATAGCTAATATAAAATTATTTTCAATAATATCGTTGATATACTTTCCGTTAATTATTACTATTTGGGGTTTAATGACCAAAGAATTATTTAATATATATAATATTATTTTATTATTTTCATTTGTGTTTTATTTTGGTCAACCGATAGCATTTCTTATAGATAATAATTCAGGCAGCTATGGGGTAGTAACTTTTACTAGGATTTCATTAGAAGCAATAAATTATTCACTCTTGTTTATAATCTGTTCATTTACAATAATTGATTTTTTTGTTAAGGCTATTTATTTATTAAGGAAGTCTTTAATTGTAAAATCAAAAAATGATTATCGTATACCTATGAAATATACAGGATATATCTTACTCTTAATTTCAATTGTTCCTACGATGATAACTTTTAGTTCTAATATTTTAGTTGCTTTACAAGGCGGATATTCTGATCTATTTTCTTCAAATATTTATACTAGTTCAGGATTTTCAGGAGGATATATCAGAGTACTTTCGAATTACTTAGAACCTGCACTTTTGTTATTAATAATAAGTAATATAGATAATAAAAAAAGCAGGAATAAATGGATCTTATTATCTTTTATTTATATCTTGTTAAACTATTTTGTTGGAATTAGAGGTCAAAGTACTTTATACATTATCAGTCTTATTTTAATCTATCATTATTTAATAAAAAAAGTGACCTACAAAAAGTTGGCCTTTGTTAGCTTATTTGGTGTTTTTTTCGCAGTACTATTAAGATATCTAGCTACTATTAGGAACATTAGTAGACAAGATAAAAGCCTTTTCCAAATAGTTGAGGATTCTTGGAGTCAATTTATTAATGATTCTCCATTAATATCGACTCTTTATGAGTTTGGCCAAACCTTAGTTTCAGTCGGAATTGTTTTTGAAAAAACTCCCGATACTATTCCTTATAATTATGGTTTTTCATACATTAATTCTTTTTTTGCAATGTTTCCAAACTTGTTTTGGGATGTTCATCCTGCTGTAAAGTCTGGAAGTATGGATAGTATTTTTTCAGGATTTGTAACGGGTTATGGTGGGTTAGGAGGTTCATTTATTTCAGAGGCTTATTATAACTTTGGTTTATATTCTCTAGCTTTTATGTCAATTATAGGAATCTTTATTGCTTTCCTTTATACGAATATTGTTAAATCGGCATCGAGAAAAGATTTACTTGTTTTCTTTATATTCATATACATTACTAAGTTTATCTTATGGTATATTAGATCTGAGACATTTAGTTTTTGGAGAAACACCCTTTATTATGTCCTGATTCCTTGCTGTCTTGTATTAATAATTAATAGTTTGTTAATTAACTCAAATAAATATAAAAAGAGGATTTTCTAA
- a CDS encoding glycosyltransferase has protein sequence MVFDVPAESVGALSILEEFYNDALLDKNNNYFFIVSKPKLKSKENVKVIRFPWIKRSPVHRIYFELFIANKVTSKYSIDKIVSLQNLIIPRVTVKQEIYIHNAIPLSKTKFDLIKFPKLWFYQNVYKHLMQYSIKKADKIYVQTKWMKREIETFVKDNKKIIIKAPNINNNLITNSHTTIKNKGKLLFFYPSSGFVFKNHEVILKACYFMNKSLFNHFEIIFTLDPNENKYTKRLYNYSIYNKLPIVFTGMLSKEEVFNYYGKSILIFPSLIESFGLPLVEAMSKKCKIIAAKLPYSEELLSSYNHKSLFNPLDASTLKEILENEVSLYLKDLKEDDDIED, from the coding sequence ATGGTTTTTGATGTGCCTGCGGAAAGTGTTGGAGCATTATCCATATTAGAAGAATTTTATAATGATGCTTTGCTAGATAAAAACAATAATTACTTTTTTATAGTAAGTAAACCGAAACTAAAATCTAAAGAAAATGTAAAAGTTATTCGTTTTCCATGGATCAAAAGAAGCCCTGTTCATAGAATATATTTTGAATTATTTATTGCTAATAAAGTTACTTCGAAGTATTCTATTGATAAAATAGTTTCATTGCAAAACTTGATTATTCCTCGGGTGACGGTTAAGCAGGAAATATATATTCATAATGCAATTCCATTATCAAAAACAAAGTTTGATTTGATTAAATTTCCCAAATTATGGTTTTATCAGAATGTTTATAAACACTTAATGCAGTATTCTATTAAAAAAGCCGATAAAATTTATGTTCAAACTAAATGGATGAAAAGAGAAATTGAAACATTTGTTAAAGATAATAAAAAAATAATAATTAAAGCGCCAAATATTAATAATAACTTAATTACCAATAGCCACACAACGATTAAGAATAAGGGTAAATTGTTATTTTTCTATCCTTCAAGTGGGTTTGTTTTCAAAAATCACGAAGTAATATTAAAAGCTTGTTATTTTATGAATAAAAGTCTATTTAATCATTTTGAAATAATCTTCACTTTAGATCCAAATGAAAATAAATATACAAAACGTTTGTATAATTATTCAATTTATAATAAATTACCTATTGTTTTTACAGGCATGCTATCAAAAGAGGAAGTATTCAATTATTATGGAAAATCAATATTGATTTTCCCTTCCTTGATAGAGTCATTTGGACTTCCTCTAGTAGAAGCTATGTCTAAAAAATGTAAAATAATTGCAGCCAAGTTACCATATTCAGAGGAGTTATTAAGTAGTTATAATCATAAATCTTTGTTTAACCCGTTGGATGCAAGTACTTTAAAAGAAATATTGGAAAATGAGGTTTCACTTTATTTAAAAGATTTAAAAGAGGATGATGATATTGAGGATTAG
- the wecB gene encoding non-hydrolyzing UDP-N-acetylglucosamine 2-epimerase → MEKLKVMTIVGTRPEIIRLSESIKKMDKYFDHLLVHTGQNYDYNLNQVFFDDLNIRKPDIFLESVGEHLGETIGNIISLSFEVLEREKPDALLILGDTNSSLAAIPAKRLKIPIFHMEAGNRCFDQNLPEEINRKIVDHIADVNLPYTEHARRYLISEGYRKEHIFVTGSPLTEVIKANREKINKSNVLEELNLIEGKYILISAHREENIDNEKNFFSLMNAINHIAEKYQLTIIYSVHPRSKKYIKNRNFKFHPLVKPLEPFGFSDYNKLQMNSFCVLSDSGTVPEEAAILNFPAVSIRTSTERPEALDKGGIVLGGINTKDIVQSVNLARTMWENQDNGIPVNDYKDTNVSVKVIKIIQSYTKIINRVVWNKE, encoded by the coding sequence TTGGAAAAGTTGAAAGTTATGACAATTGTTGGGACAAGGCCTGAAATCATTCGTTTAAGTGAATCAATAAAAAAAATGGATAAATATTTTGATCATTTATTAGTACACACAGGTCAAAATTATGATTATAATTTAAATCAAGTGTTTTTTGATGACTTAAATATTCGAAAACCAGATATATTCCTAGAATCAGTAGGGGAACATTTGGGAGAAACGATTGGAAATATAATTTCATTATCATTTGAAGTATTAGAAAGGGAAAAGCCTGATGCACTTCTAATATTAGGTGACACGAACTCGTCACTTGCAGCAATACCTGCAAAAAGGTTGAAGATTCCTATTTTCCATATGGAAGCAGGTAATAGATGTTTTGATCAGAACTTACCCGAAGAAATTAATAGGAAAATAGTCGACCATATTGCCGACGTTAATTTACCATATACAGAACATGCCAGAAGGTACCTAATCTCCGAAGGTTATCGCAAAGAGCATATATTTGTAACAGGCTCTCCTTTAACAGAGGTAATTAAGGCAAATAGAGAAAAAATTAACAAAAGTAATGTCTTGGAAGAATTAAATTTAATAGAGGGTAAATATATTTTAATCTCAGCCCATAGAGAGGAAAATATAGATAATGAAAAAAACTTCTTTTCACTTATGAATGCAATAAATCACATAGCTGAAAAATATCAATTAACTATTATATATTCAGTCCATCCAAGGAGTAAAAAATACATTAAAAATCGTAACTTTAAATTTCATCCGCTTGTTAAACCTTTAGAACCATTTGGTTTCTCAGACTACAACAAATTACAAATGAATTCATTTTGTGTTCTATCCGACAGTGGAACGGTTCCAGAAGAGGCCGCTATTTTAAATTTTCCCGCAGTGTCGATTAGAACGTCTACGGAAAGACCGGAAGCCCTTGATAAAGGTGGAATAGTTTTAGGTGGGATTAATACAAAAGACATTGTGCAATCAGTGAACTTGGCCAGAACTATGTGGGAAAACCAAGATAATGGGATACCTGTTAATGATTACAAAGATACAAATGTCTCGGTTAAAGTTATTAAGATAATACAAAGTTATACAAAAATAATAAATCGAGTAGTATGGAATAAGGAGTAA
- a CDS encoding sugar nucleotide-binding protein, with translation MRILVLGASGMAGHTISLYFIEKGHQVTTLTRKPFNIGNNINLSLNINNVDKLKEVIVTGEFDAVINCVGILNEDAEYNRDSAVFLNSYLPHYLSKVTVDSVTRIIHMSTDCVFSGDTGSYTESSLRDGLTFYDRSKALGELNNNKDLTFRNSIIGPDINEEGIGLFNWFMKQTGKINGFDRAIWTGVTTLTLAKAMEEALNQKLTGLYNLVNNDMINKFELLNLFKDVFKKEELLITPFSDVEVNKSLINTRLEDFDFKIPSYRTMIEEMEEWIVKHKNMYPHYFK, from the coding sequence ATGAGAATATTAGTATTAGGTGCAAGCGGAATGGCTGGACATACAATTTCATTGTATTTTATAGAGAAAGGTCATCAGGTTACAACATTAACTAGGAAGCCTTTCAATATCGGAAATAATATTAACCTATCCTTAAATATTAACAATGTTGATAAGTTAAAAGAAGTAATTGTAACGGGCGAATTTGATGCCGTAATTAATTGTGTTGGTATCTTAAATGAAGATGCTGAATACAACCGAGATTCTGCAGTATTTTTAAATAGTTATTTGCCGCACTATTTAAGTAAAGTTACAGTGGACTCCGTTACTAGAATTATTCACATGAGTACCGATTGTGTCTTTTCTGGCGATACGGGAAGTTATACTGAAAGTTCTTTGAGGGATGGTTTGACATTTTATGATCGCTCAAAAGCTTTAGGAGAACTTAATAATAACAAGGATTTAACATTTAGAAACTCGATTATTGGACCCGATATAAATGAAGAGGGAATTGGTTTATTTAATTGGTTTATGAAACAAACAGGGAAAATAAATGGATTCGATCGTGCAATATGGACTGGTGTCACTACATTAACTTTAGCAAAAGCAATGGAAGAAGCGTTAAATCAAAAATTAACAGGACTATATAATCTGGTTAACAATGATATGATTAATAAGTTTGAACTGCTAAACCTATTTAAAGATGTATTTAAAAAAGAGGAATTGCTTATTACTCCATTTTCAGATGTTGAAGTAAATAAATCCTTAATTAATACAAGGTTAGAAGACTTTGATTTTAAAATCCCTTCTTATAGAACAATGATAGAAGAAATGGAAGAATGGATTGTTAAACACAAAAATATGTATCCCCACTATTTCAAATGA
- a CDS encoding polysaccharide biosynthesis protein produces the protein MFKNKTLLITGGTGSFGNAVMERFLNTDVSEIRIFSRDEKKQDDMRKLYKNEKLKFYIGDVRDINSVKNAMYNVDYVFHAAALKQVPSCEFFPMEAVKTNVIGTENVVNAAIDFKVKKVICLSTDKAAYPINAMGISKAMMEKVFVAKSKNVNPEDTLICGTRYGNVMASRGSVIPLFIEQIKKGLPITITDPNMTRFLMSLEDAVELVVFAFKNAEAGDIMVQKSPASTIQDLAYALLELFEVENDIKIIGTRHGEKLYETLLTKEESVVSEDLEGFYRVPADQRDLNYDKYFVDGNKGLTLVEEYNSHNTHRLSIEEIKQKLVELKYVREELKLWRNVK, from the coding sequence ATGTTTAAAAACAAAACATTGTTAATTACAGGTGGAACAGGCTCATTTGGAAATGCGGTAATGGAAAGATTTTTAAATACAGATGTTAGTGAAATCAGGATTTTTTCGAGGGATGAAAAAAAACAAGACGATATGCGTAAATTATATAAAAATGAAAAATTGAAGTTTTACATAGGCGATGTGAGAGATATTAATAGTGTGAAAAATGCAATGTACAATGTAGATTATGTTTTCCATGCTGCTGCATTAAAGCAAGTACCATCTTGTGAGTTTTTTCCTATGGAAGCAGTAAAAACAAATGTAATTGGTACAGAAAATGTAGTAAATGCTGCAATCGACTTTAAAGTTAAAAAAGTTATATGCTTATCTACTGATAAAGCAGCTTATCCCATTAACGCAATGGGGATATCAAAAGCTATGATGGAGAAAGTTTTTGTAGCAAAGTCTAAAAATGTAAATCCAGAGGATACTTTAATATGTGGAACTAGATATGGAAATGTAATGGCATCACGCGGATCTGTAATTCCTTTATTTATTGAACAGATAAAAAAAGGTTTACCTATTACTATTACAGACCCAAATATGACTAGGTTTTTAATGAGTCTTGAAGATGCTGTTGAATTAGTAGTGTTTGCTTTTAAGAATGCTGAAGCTGGAGATATTATGGTGCAAAAGTCACCAGCAAGTACTATTCAGGATTTGGCATATGCTTTACTAGAATTATTTGAAGTAGAAAATGATATTAAGATAATTGGTACAAGGCATGGTGAAAAATTGTATGAAACACTTTTAACTAAAGAAGAAAGTGTCGTGTCCGAGGACTTAGAAGGATTTTACAGGGTGCCTGCTGATCAAAGAGATTTAAATTATGATAAATATTTTGTAGACGGTAACAAAGGTCTAACTTTAGTAGAAGAATATAATTCACATAATACACACCGTTTATCAATCGAAGAAATCAAGCAAAAATTAGTTGAGTTGAAATATGTAAGAGAAGAATTGAAATTATGGAGAAATGTCAAATGA
- a CDS encoding glycosyltransferase family 4 protein produces MKKHILVIAQYFYPEQFRINDICTEWVKRGYKVTVITGIPNYPQGKYYNGYGLFKKRKEIYNGIEVIRIPLIPRGNNSIMLALNYLSFVVSGFFWKTFTKLKADYVYIYEVSPMTQALPGVWFAKKRKIPCYLYVTDLWPENVEIITGIKNKYFLNTIGIMVDYIYKNCDRIFTSSKSFISAINQRGVKLEKLEFWPQYAEDFYIPVSKEEVVVNDIPQDDVFNIIFAGNIGTAQGLEILPEVASLLQIESTKVRFNIIGDGRFKNELKRLVNEFDVREMFNFIPKQPATKIPEYMALCDASLISLAKSKVFSITLPAKTQSCLASGLPVIVSADGEIQDVIHEANAGICSDAGDVQMLANNIIELTSMSEEKREKMAINAINYYKNNFDKSNLLDKMDGWFS; encoded by the coding sequence TTGAAAAAGCATATATTAGTAATTGCGCAGTACTTTTATCCTGAACAATTCCGCATAAATGATATCTGTACTGAATGGGTAAAAAGAGGATATAAGGTAACAGTGATTACAGGGATACCTAATTATCCACAGGGAAAGTATTATAACGGATACGGGTTATTTAAAAAAAGAAAAGAAATCTACAATGGAATTGAAGTTATTAGAATACCGCTTATTCCTAGAGGAAACAACTCAATAATGCTCGCCTTAAATTATTTATCCTTCGTTGTTTCTGGATTTTTTTGGAAAACATTCACGAAATTAAAGGCCGATTATGTTTACATTTATGAAGTTTCACCAATGACTCAAGCATTGCCTGGAGTATGGTTTGCGAAAAAAAGGAAAATTCCATGTTATTTATATGTCACGGATTTATGGCCCGAAAACGTGGAAATAATTACTGGAATTAAAAATAAATACTTTTTGAATACAATAGGAATAATGGTGGATTACATCTATAAAAATTGTGATAGAATATTTACCTCGTCAAAAAGTTTTATATCCGCGATAAATCAAAGAGGTGTTAAACTTGAAAAGTTGGAATTTTGGCCTCAATATGCTGAAGACTTTTATATACCTGTTAGTAAAGAAGAAGTGGTAGTTAATGATATTCCTCAAGATGATGTTTTCAATATTATTTTTGCAGGAAATATTGGAACAGCCCAGGGCTTAGAGATATTGCCTGAAGTAGCAAGTTTATTGCAAATTGAAAGCACTAAAGTTCGGTTTAACATAATTGGTGATGGCCGCTTTAAAAATGAGCTGAAAAGATTGGTAAATGAATTCGATGTACGGGAAATGTTTAATTTTATACCTAAACAACCTGCAACAAAGATACCCGAATATATGGCATTGTGTGATGCCTCATTAATAAGTCTAGCAAAAAGTAAAGTTTTTTCAATTACTTTACCTGCAAAAACTCAATCATGTTTAGCTTCCGGTTTACCAGTTATTGTTTCAGCTGATGGAGAAATACAAGATGTCATTCATGAGGCTAATGCGGGTATTTGTAGCGATGCTGGTGATGTACAAATGCTTGCTAACAATATAATTGAATTAACTTCAATGTCGGAAGAAAAACGAGAAAAAATGGCTATCAATGCTATTAATTACTATAAGAATAACTTTGATAAGAGTAATTTATTAGACAAAATGGATGGCTGGTTCAGTTAA
- a CDS encoding NAD-dependent epimerase/dehydratase family protein — protein sequence MKQILITGENSYVGNAFDTWLSNNPDLYSIDKVSMRDRSWKKKDFSPYDVVVHVAGIAHVSTDPDMEEKYYRVNRDLTIEVAEKAKADGVKQFIFLSSLIVYGENITNNGIIDMYTTPAPSNFYGDSKLQAENQIKSLNEDSFKVVILRPPMIYGKGSKGNYPKLAKAARKLPVFPNIDNQRSMLHIDNLCEFMKLMIDNQESGMFFPQNKEYVNTSEMVCIISEIHNKKIKLVKLFNPILILMQKKVGLVNKVFGNMVYEKSMSRYKEDYQIRDFRESIKLTER from the coding sequence ATGAAACAGATACTTATTACTGGTGAAAATAGCTATGTAGGAAATGCATTTGATACATGGCTTTCGAATAATCCGGATTTGTATTCCATTGATAAAGTTAGTATGCGAGATCGCTCTTGGAAGAAAAAGGATTTTTCTCCCTATGATGTTGTTGTCCATGTTGCTGGGATCGCGCATGTTTCTACAGATCCGGATATGGAAGAAAAATATTATCGAGTAAATCGAGATTTAACAATTGAGGTTGCCGAAAAAGCTAAAGCTGATGGAGTGAAGCAATTTATATTTTTAAGCAGTCTCATTGTTTACGGAGAAAACATTACTAACAACGGAATAATTGATATGTATACAACACCAGCCCCGAGCAATTTTTATGGGGACAGTAAGCTGCAAGCTGAAAATCAAATTAAGTCTTTGAATGAAGACAGTTTCAAGGTAGTCATCCTTAGACCACCGATGATTTATGGTAAAGGGTCAAAAGGTAATTATCCTAAACTTGCAAAAGCAGCCCGAAAACTTCCGGTTTTTCCAAATATCGATAATCAGCGGAGTATGTTGCATATCGATAATCTTTGTGAGTTTATGAAACTTATGATAGATAATCAAGAAAGTGGGATGTTTTTTCCGCAAAATAAAGAATATGTTAATACTAGTGAAATGGTCTGTATTATTTCAGAAATTCATAATAAAAAAATTAAGTTAGTCAAGTTATTTAATCCCATTTTAATATTAATGCAAAAAAAAGTTGGCCTTGTTAATAAAGTGTTTGGTAATATGGTTTATGAAAAATCGATGAGTAGGTATAAAGAAGACTATCAAATTAGAGATTTTCGTGAGTCAATCAAGTTGACGGAGAGATAA
- a CDS encoding sugar transferase, with translation MFYLKVKRFIDFILSFIGLVILSPIFLVLIVAIKLDSKGPILFKQKRVGIHKSYFNILKFRTMKIDAPKDTPTHLLEDPEQYITRMGKFLRKTSLDELPQIWNIFVGQMSTIGPRPALWNQYDLIAERDKYRANDVKPGLTGWAQINGRDEVPIEVKSKLDGEYVEKLGPWMDIKCFFGTIVSVFKSDGVLEGGTGAQDKVKVSKSTSKENISK, from the coding sequence ATGTTTTACTTGAAGGTTAAAAGATTTATAGATTTCATTTTATCATTTATAGGGTTGGTTATTTTATCTCCGATATTCCTAGTACTCATTGTTGCGATTAAACTGGATTCAAAAGGTCCAATATTATTTAAGCAAAAGAGGGTCGGAATACATAAAAGTTATTTTAACATACTTAAATTCCGTACAATGAAAATAGATGCACCAAAAGATACCCCTACACATCTCTTAGAGGATCCAGAACAGTATATTACTAGAATGGGGAAATTCTTACGAAAAACATCACTTGATGAACTACCACAAATATGGAATATATTCGTTGGTCAAATGAGTACTATTGGTCCGAGGCCAGCATTGTGGAATCAATATGATTTAATAGCCGAAAGAGATAAATATAGAGCAAATGACGTGAAACCAGGTTTAACAGGTTGGGCACAGATAAATGGAAGAGATGAAGTTCCAATTGAAGTCAAGTCTAAATTAGATGGTGAATACGTTGAGAAATTAGGGCCGTGGATGGATATTAAATGTTTTTTCGGAACCATAGTTAGTGTTTTTAAGAGTGATGGTGTGTTAGAAGGTGGAACTGGAGCTCAGGATAAAGTAAAAGTCTCTAAATCTACAAGCAAGGAGAACATTTCGAAATGA
- a CDS encoding nucleoside-diphosphate sugar epimerase/dehydratase produces the protein MSVKKRTTYLVFVDSLIVLFSIYIGFYMLHPTTNIFMSKTLLMSVVTIQIAHHFFAWHYGLYRKAWAYASIGELKSIFKAVTLTIAVVAVVQLVVVQNIYIRALILTWMLHILLIGGSRLSWRLMRDTVNHHNGNATTRTMIVGAGQAGTMVARQLLNNPDSGMKPVLFVDDDQSKNGLEIFGIKVASGGNNIPALVAANNIEKIVIAIPSLPKQEMADLSKLCIETGIKTQTMPRIEDLMTGKVSVNDMQDVQIEDLLGRDEVQLDLKAIADKLTNKTILVTGAGGSIGSEICRQVSEFRPKRLILLGHGESSIYSIDMELRQKVSPDTEIIPIIADVKDRNRIFDIVSEYKPDVMYHAAAHKHVPLMEANPMEAVKNNIFGTKNVAEAADIFGVPYFVLVSTDKAVNPPNVMGATKRFAEMIIQNLAKKSETKFAAVRFGNVLGSRGSVVPLFKEQIAKGGPITVTDPEMTRYFMTIPEASRLVIQAGTLAAGGEVFVLDMGEPVKIVDLAKNLIKLSGFSEDEIGINYSGIRPGEKLFEELLNENERQSEYVFPKIFVGKAEPISLTEMNFVLEKLPDMDNVEVKDTLVGLANRKIVELQGKTTAI, from the coding sequence TTGTCAGTTAAAAAAAGAACGACCTATTTAGTTTTCGTCGACTCCTTGATTGTCCTATTCTCTATATACATCGGATTTTATATGTTGCATCCTACGACCAATATATTTATGAGTAAAACGTTACTCATGAGTGTCGTGACAATCCAAATCGCGCATCATTTCTTCGCATGGCATTACGGACTTTACCGTAAAGCATGGGCGTATGCATCCATTGGAGAATTAAAATCAATCTTCAAGGCGGTAACATTAACGATAGCTGTTGTCGCGGTTGTCCAACTTGTTGTCGTGCAAAATATATACATACGCGCGCTCATCTTAACTTGGATGCTACATATCCTGCTTATTGGAGGATCAAGATTATCTTGGCGACTCATGCGTGACACCGTGAATCATCATAACGGAAACGCAACAACAAGAACCATGATTGTCGGTGCTGGACAAGCAGGAACAATGGTAGCTCGTCAACTACTAAACAATCCTGATTCTGGCATGAAACCTGTCCTCTTCGTAGATGATGACCAATCAAAAAACGGTCTCGAAATATTCGGTATTAAAGTAGCCAGTGGGGGCAACAACATACCTGCATTGGTAGCGGCGAATAATATTGAGAAAATTGTCATCGCGATTCCATCCTTACCGAAGCAAGAAATGGCTGACTTATCGAAGCTATGTATTGAAACAGGTATTAAAACTCAAACAATGCCACGTATCGAAGATTTAATGACAGGAAAAGTATCCGTCAATGATATGCAAGACGTTCAAATAGAGGACTTACTTGGCAGAGACGAAGTCCAACTTGATTTAAAAGCAATTGCGGATAAACTTACCAATAAAACCATACTAGTCACAGGGGCTGGCGGTTCGATAGGTTCCGAGATTTGTCGACAGGTAAGTGAATTCCGTCCGAAACGATTGATTCTATTAGGGCACGGTGAAAGTTCTATCTATAGTATAGACATGGAACTGCGGCAAAAAGTTTCACCTGACACGGAAATAATTCCAATCATTGCAGATGTTAAAGATCGAAATCGTATATTTGATATCGTTAGCGAATATAAACCGGATGTTATGTATCATGCGGCGGCACATAAACATGTACCTTTAATGGAAGCTAATCCGATGGAGGCTGTTAAAAATAATATCTTTGGTACGAAGAATGTTGCGGAAGCGGCGGACATTTTCGGCGTGCCTTACTTTGTTCTGGTATCTACTGACAAAGCAGTTAATCCTCCGAATGTTATGGGGGCGACGAAACGCTTTGCGGAGATGATTATTCAAAATCTAGCGAAGAAAAGCGAGACGAAATTTGCGGCTGTTCGGTTTGGGAATGTTCTTGGATCTAGAGGTAGTGTTGTTCCTTTGTTCAAGGAGCAAATTGCCAAGGGGGGACCGATTACGGTGACTGACCCGGAAATGACGCGTTATTTTATGACGATTCCGGAAGCATCTCGGCTTGTTATTCAGGCAGGGACTTTGGCTGCTGGTGGGGAAGTTTTTGTGCTTGATATGGGCGAACCTGTTAAGATTGTTGATTTGGCGAAGAATCTTATTAAACTATCAGGGTTTAGTGAGGATGAGATTGGGATTAACTATTCAGGGATTCGTCCTGGGGAAAAGTTGTTTGAGGAGTTATTGAATGAGAATGAACGGCAGAGTGAGTATGTGTTTCCTAAGATATTTGTTGGGAAGGCGGAGCCGATTAGTTTGACTGAAATGAACTTCGTCCTCGAGAAATTACCGGATATGGATAATGTTGAAGTTAAAGACACACTTGTTGGGTTAGCTAATCGGAAGATTGTAGAACTGCAGGGTAAAACCACGGCTATCTAA